A DNA window from Streptomyces parvus contains the following coding sequences:
- a CDS encoding CatB-related O-acetyltransferase, with amino-acid sequence MSPAPVPADPAVLHPMPGQPRVVQLKPLVTSELIEVGDYSYYDDPEHATEFETRNVLYHYGPERLVIGKFCALATGVRFIMNGSNHRMDGPSTFPFPTLGGSWTDHFDLLTNLPDRGDTVIGNDVWIGYEAVIMPGVRIGHGAIISARSVVVSDVPDYGIVGGNPARLIRTRYEEADIARLLAAAWWDWPAEHLTRHIRTVMSGTVADLEAAAPGGA; translated from the coding sequence ATGTCACCTGCCCCCGTCCCGGCGGACCCCGCCGTCCTGCACCCCATGCCCGGCCAGCCGCGCGTGGTGCAGCTGAAGCCGCTGGTCACCTCGGAGCTGATCGAGGTCGGCGACTACTCGTACTACGACGACCCCGAGCACGCCACGGAGTTCGAGACCCGGAACGTGCTGTACCACTACGGCCCGGAGCGCCTGGTGATCGGCAAGTTCTGCGCGCTGGCCACGGGGGTGCGGTTCATCATGAACGGCTCCAACCACCGCATGGACGGCCCGTCCACGTTCCCCTTCCCCACGCTCGGCGGCTCCTGGACCGACCACTTCGACCTGCTGACGAACCTCCCCGACCGGGGCGACACGGTGATCGGCAACGACGTCTGGATCGGCTACGAGGCGGTGATCATGCCCGGCGTCCGCATCGGCCACGGCGCGATCATCAGCGCCCGGTCCGTGGTCGTCTCGGACGTCCCGGACTACGGCATCGTCGGCGGCAACCCGGCCCGCCTGATCCGTACCCGGTACGAGGAGGCGGATATCGCACGCCTGCTGGCGGCGGCCTGGTGGGACTGGCCGGCGGAGCACCTCACGCGCCACATCCGTACGGTGATGTCGGGCACGGTGGCCGACCTGGAGGCGGCGGCGCCGGGGGGTGCGTAG
- a CDS encoding nuclear transport factor 2 family protein yields the protein MQEDQEETARSAIDTFISAFNASDDSSVTALLSQALTSDVVFWGPLGRSEGIEAVERFVLDIRRHPAGTGTMVRCSAVDMPDEWARYQWVFTTPGGGPRLAGTDVVHLRRSLIDQVIVFAGEIEPSAS from the coding sequence ATGCAGGAAGACCAGGAAGAGACCGCGAGGTCTGCGATCGACACGTTCATCTCCGCGTTCAACGCCTCGGACGACAGCTCTGTGACTGCGCTGCTCTCCCAGGCCCTCACCTCGGACGTGGTCTTCTGGGGGCCGTTGGGCCGCAGTGAGGGGATCGAGGCGGTCGAGCGGTTCGTGCTGGACATCCGGCGCCACCCCGCGGGGACCGGCACGATGGTGCGCTGTTCGGCCGTGGACATGCCGGACGAGTGGGCCCGGTACCAGTGGGTCTTCACGACGCCGGGCGGAGGCCCCCGCCTGGCGGGAACGGACGTCGTCCATCTGCGGCGGAGCCTCATCGACCAGGTCATCGTCTTCGCGGGGGAGATCGAGCCGTCCGCCTCCTGA
- a CDS encoding VOC family protein — MRISPEMITIDCADPQTLAAWWAEALGVEDTQDYDAFVVLAATPLVLGFQRVPEPKPGKNRVHIDFASPDRPADVERLAKLGATVVGEQSMQGMAWTVLKDPEGNEFCLADAGGH, encoded by the coding sequence ATGCGAATCTCACCGGAGATGATCACGATCGACTGCGCCGACCCCCAGACGCTGGCCGCCTGGTGGGCCGAGGCGCTGGGCGTCGAGGACACCCAGGACTACGACGCGTTCGTCGTCCTCGCGGCCACCCCGCTGGTCCTGGGCTTCCAGCGGGTGCCCGAGCCCAAGCCCGGCAAGAACCGGGTGCACATCGACTTCGCCTCGCCCGACCGCCCGGCCGACGTGGAGCGCCTGGCGAAGCTGGGCGCGACGGTCGTCGGCGAGCAGTCGATGCAGGGGATGGCCTGGACGGTCCTGAAGGACCCGGAGGGCAACGAGTTCTGCCTGGCGGACGCGGGCGGCCACTGA
- a CDS encoding NCS2 family permease, producing MHASPTSPPPDAKPAGEGGAVDRFFRISERGSTYLREIRGGFATFFTMAYILVLNPIILGGAEDKFGETLDSVQLVTATALVAAVMTLIMGVGGNLPLALAAGLGINAVVAFQIAPLMSWEDAMGLIVLEGLLICVLVVTGLREAIMHAIPQPLKQAISVGIGLFIAFIGFVDAGFVTRIPDVANTTVPVQLGTGTLTGWPMLVFCLGVLLTIVLLARKVKGAILISIVLMTVVAIVINEIADIKAWGLTSPSIPGNPVAAPDFGLLGQFDLFGSFGQVSVLTVVLLIFTLILSDFFDTMGTVVGVTAEAGLLDERGQVPGLGRVLLIDGAAAVAGGAASSSSATTYIESAAGVGEGARTGFANLVTGGLFALALFLTPVLTIVPMQAAAPALVVVGFLMMTQVKHIDWDRYDVAIPAFLTIVVMPFTYSITNGIGAGFVAYVVIKACLGKAREVHWLLWGTAALFLVYFLIDPLEQVLGIK from the coding sequence ATGCACGCCAGCCCGACCAGTCCGCCGCCCGACGCGAAGCCCGCCGGAGAGGGCGGCGCCGTCGACCGGTTCTTCCGGATCAGCGAACGCGGCTCGACCTACCTACGGGAGATACGCGGCGGATTCGCCACCTTCTTCACGATGGCATACATCCTGGTGCTCAACCCGATCATCCTCGGCGGGGCCGAGGACAAGTTCGGCGAGACACTGGACAGCGTGCAGTTGGTCACCGCCACCGCTCTGGTCGCCGCGGTGATGACGCTGATCATGGGTGTGGGCGGCAACCTGCCGCTGGCCCTGGCGGCGGGACTGGGGATCAATGCCGTCGTGGCCTTCCAGATCGCGCCCCTGATGAGCTGGGAAGACGCGATGGGGCTCATCGTGCTCGAGGGGCTGCTGATCTGCGTTCTGGTGGTGACCGGGTTGCGCGAGGCGATCATGCACGCCATCCCGCAGCCCCTGAAGCAGGCGATCAGCGTCGGCATCGGTCTGTTCATCGCCTTCATCGGCTTCGTGGACGCCGGGTTCGTCACCCGCATCCCCGACGTCGCGAACACCACCGTGCCCGTCCAGCTCGGCACCGGCACGCTCACCGGCTGGCCGATGCTCGTCTTCTGCCTCGGCGTGCTCCTGACGATCGTGCTGCTCGCCCGGAAGGTGAAGGGCGCCATCCTCATCAGCATCGTCCTGATGACCGTCGTCGCCATCGTCATCAACGAGATCGCCGACATCAAGGCCTGGGGCCTGACCTCGCCCTCGATCCCCGGCAACCCCGTCGCCGCTCCCGACTTCGGACTGCTGGGCCAGTTCGACCTGTTCGGGTCGTTCGGTCAGGTCAGCGTGCTGACGGTCGTCCTGCTCATCTTCACCCTGATCCTGTCGGACTTCTTCGACACGATGGGCACCGTCGTGGGTGTCACGGCGGAGGCCGGTCTCCTCGACGAGCGGGGCCAGGTGCCCGGTCTCGGCCGCGTCCTGCTCATCGACGGTGCCGCCGCCGTCGCCGGTGGCGCCGCGTCCTCCTCGTCGGCCACCACCTACATCGAGTCCGCGGCGGGTGTCGGTGAAGGGGCCCGCACCGGCTTCGCCAACCTGGTCACCGGTGGGCTGTTCGCGCTCGCCCTCTTCCTCACGCCGGTCCTGACCATCGTACCGATGCAGGCCGCGGCGCCCGCCCTCGTCGTGGTCGGGTTCCTGATGATGACCCAGGTCAAGCACATCGACTGGGACCGCTACGACGTCGCCATCCCGGCCTTCCTCACGATCGTCGTCATGCCGTTCACCTACTCCATCACCAACGGCATCGGCGCCGGCTTCGTCGCCTACGTGGTCATCAAGGCGTGCCTGGGCAAGGCGCGCGAGGTCCACTGGCTGCTGTGGGGCACCGCGGCGCTCTTCCTCGTGTACTTCCTCATCGATCCGCTGGAGCAGGTGCTCGGGATCAAGTAG
- a CDS encoding DsbA family protein, which translates to MSENTPANGKTPVDFWFDPLCPWAWMTSRWMLEVEKVRDVEVRWHVMSLAVLNEDKLDELPEEYRDMLENQAWGPVRVVIAAQQLHGDDVVGPLYTALGTRFHNNGEGPTREAVAAALKDVGLPEDLAEYADKDTYDTELRASHQEGIDKVGQEVGTPVIAVPGADGEQVAFFGPVVTPAPKGEEAAKLWDGTLLVASIPGFYEIKRTRTQGPIFD; encoded by the coding sequence ATGTCCGAGAACACCCCGGCGAACGGCAAGACCCCGGTCGACTTCTGGTTCGACCCGCTCTGCCCCTGGGCGTGGATGACCTCGCGCTGGATGCTGGAGGTGGAGAAGGTCCGCGACGTCGAGGTCCGGTGGCACGTGATGAGCCTGGCCGTCCTGAACGAGGACAAGCTGGACGAGCTGCCCGAGGAGTACCGGGACATGCTGGAGAACCAGGCCTGGGGCCCGGTCCGGGTCGTCATCGCCGCCCAGCAGCTCCACGGCGACGACGTGGTCGGCCCCCTCTACACCGCGCTCGGTACCCGCTTCCACAACAACGGCGAGGGCCCCACCCGCGAGGCCGTGGCCGCCGCGCTGAAGGACGTCGGCCTGCCGGAGGACCTCGCGGAGTACGCCGACAAGGACACGTACGACACCGAGCTGCGCGCCTCCCACCAGGAGGGCATCGACAAGGTCGGCCAGGAGGTCGGCACCCCGGTCATCGCGGTCCCCGGCGCGGACGGTGAGCAGGTCGCCTTCTTCGGCCCGGTCGTCACTCCCGCCCCCAAGGGCGAGGAGGCTGCGAAGCTCTGGGACGGCACGCTGCTGGTCGCGTCCATCCCCGGCTTCTACGAGATCAAGCGGACCCGGACGCAGGGCCCGATCTTCGACTGA
- a CDS encoding superoxide dismutase, translating into MATYTLPELPYDYAALEPVINPQIIELHHDKHHAAYVKGANDTLEQLEEARDKEAWGAVNGLQKNLAFHLSGHILHSIYWHNMTGDGGGEPLAADGVGDLADAITESFGSYAGFKSQLTKAAATTQGSGWGVLAYEPVSGKLIVEQVYDHQGNVGQGSVPILVFDAWEHAFYLQYKNQKVDFIEAMWQVVNWQDVAKRYAAAKERVDVLLLAP; encoded by the coding sequence ATGGCCACGTACACGCTCCCGGAACTCCCGTACGACTACGCGGCGCTCGAACCGGTCATCAATCCGCAGATCATCGAGCTGCATCACGACAAGCACCACGCCGCATACGTCAAGGGCGCGAACGACACCCTGGAGCAGCTGGAGGAGGCCCGCGACAAGGAGGCCTGGGGAGCGGTCAACGGCCTCCAGAAGAACCTCGCGTTCCACCTCTCCGGCCACATCCTGCACTCGATCTACTGGCACAACATGACCGGCGACGGCGGCGGCGAGCCCCTCGCGGCGGACGGCGTGGGCGACCTCGCCGACGCGATCACCGAGTCCTTCGGCTCCTACGCGGGCTTCAAGTCCCAGCTGACGAAGGCCGCGGCCACCACTCAGGGGTCGGGCTGGGGTGTGCTCGCGTACGAGCCCGTCAGCGGCAAGCTGATCGTCGAGCAGGTCTACGACCACCAGGGCAACGTCGGCCAGGGCTCGGTCCCGATCCTGGTCTTCGACGCCTGGGAGCACGCCTTCTACCTGCAGTACAAGAACCAGAAGGTGGACTTCATCGAGGCGATGTGGCAGGTCGTCAACTGGCAGGACGTGGCGAAGCGGTACGCCGCGGCGAAGGAGCGCGTGGACGTGCTGCTGCTCGCCCCCTGA
- the tkt gene encoding transketolase has translation MAPPNAPEATDGPDRGRDPRLAPPLAEAAGWGPLDVRAVDTVRTLAADAVQKAGHGHPGTAMSLAPLAYLLFQQVMRHDPADDQWIGRDRFVLSCGHSSLTLYLQLYLSGYGMELDDLKALRTWGSTTPGHPEYRHTRGVEITTGPLGQGLASAVGMAMAGRRERGLLDPDAPAGTSPFDHHVYVVASDGDLMEGVTSEASSLAGHQELGNLIVFYDSNHISIEDDTDISFSEDVTARYAAYGWHVQTVDFTRTGDYVEDVDALLAAVEAAKSESGRPSLILLRTIIGWPAPTKQNTGKAHGSALGDDEVAATKKLLGFDPDADFTVEDDVLEHARAVVGRGAAAHRAWEPRYQVWRAAHPERAALLDRLREQRLPEGWTDSLPVFDADPKGIATRKASGDVLTALAPVLPELWGGSADLAGSNNTTMEGEPSFVPESKQTGEFPGNPYGRTLHFGIREHAMGAILNGIALQSLTRPYGGTFLIFSDYMRPAVRLAALMKLPVTYVWTHDSIGLGEDGPTHQPVEQLAALRAIPGLDVVRPADANETSVCWRTVLEHPDRPAGLALTRQPLPVLERGGGDGAYASAEGAARGGYVLADSRGDTPEVILVGTGSEVHIALEARELLAADGVDARVVSMPCREWFADQPYAYQDEVLPPGVRARVSVEAAVAQGWRDVVGDAGRMVSLEHFGASAAYQRLYEEFGITPGAVAEAARESIRAAAGPVRPGGERPGATPTGGGTGDVG, from the coding sequence ATGGCACCCCCCAACGCCCCCGAAGCGACGGACGGCCCGGACCGTGGCCGCGATCCACGACTGGCCCCGCCCCTGGCGGAGGCGGCGGGCTGGGGGCCGCTCGACGTCCGCGCCGTCGACACTGTGCGGACGCTGGCCGCCGACGCCGTGCAGAAGGCGGGCCACGGCCACCCGGGCACCGCGATGAGCCTGGCCCCGCTGGCGTACCTGCTCTTCCAGCAGGTGATGCGGCACGACCCGGCCGACGACCAGTGGATCGGCCGGGACCGTTTCGTGCTCTCCTGCGGCCATTCCAGCCTCACCCTCTACCTCCAGCTCTACCTGAGCGGGTACGGGATGGAGCTGGACGACCTCAAGGCGCTGCGCACCTGGGGCTCCACCACCCCCGGCCACCCCGAGTACCGCCACACCCGGGGCGTCGAGATCACCACCGGGCCGCTCGGCCAGGGGCTGGCCTCCGCCGTCGGCATGGCCATGGCGGGCCGCAGGGAGCGCGGTCTCCTCGACCCCGACGCGCCCGCCGGCACCAGCCCCTTCGACCACCATGTGTACGTCGTCGCCTCCGACGGCGACCTGATGGAAGGCGTGACGTCCGAGGCCAGTTCGCTGGCCGGACACCAGGAGCTCGGCAATCTGATCGTCTTCTACGACTCCAACCACATCTCCATCGAGGACGACACCGACATCTCCTTCAGCGAGGACGTCACCGCCCGCTACGCCGCGTACGGCTGGCACGTCCAGACGGTCGACTTCACCCGGACCGGTGACTACGTCGAGGACGTCGACGCCCTGCTCGCCGCCGTCGAGGCCGCGAAGAGCGAGAGCGGGCGGCCCTCCCTGATCCTGCTGCGCACGATCATCGGCTGGCCCGCGCCCACCAAGCAGAACACCGGCAAGGCCCACGGTTCCGCGCTCGGCGACGACGAGGTCGCCGCGACCAAGAAGCTGCTCGGCTTCGACCCGGACGCCGACTTCACCGTCGAGGACGACGTACTGGAGCACGCCCGCGCAGTCGTCGGGCGCGGGGCCGCGGCCCATCGTGCCTGGGAGCCCCGCTACCAGGTGTGGCGCGCCGCCCACCCCGAGCGCGCCGCCCTCCTCGACCGGCTGCGGGAACAGCGGCTCCCGGAGGGCTGGACCGACAGCCTGCCCGTCTTCGACGCCGACCCCAAGGGCATCGCCACCCGCAAGGCCTCCGGCGATGTGCTCACCGCGCTGGCCCCCGTGCTGCCCGAGCTGTGGGGCGGTTCGGCCGACCTCGCGGGGAGCAACAACACCACCATGGAGGGCGAGCCGTCCTTCGTACCGGAGTCCAAGCAGACCGGCGAGTTCCCCGGCAACCCGTACGGCCGCACGCTCCACTTCGGCATCCGGGAGCACGCCATGGGTGCGATCCTCAACGGCATCGCGCTCCAGAGCCTCACCCGCCCCTACGGCGGTACGTTCCTGATCTTCAGCGACTACATGCGCCCGGCCGTCCGCCTCGCCGCCCTGATGAAGCTGCCGGTCACCTACGTCTGGACCCACGACTCCATCGGCCTCGGCGAGGACGGCCCCACCCACCAGCCCGTCGAGCAACTGGCCGCACTCCGCGCGATCCCCGGCCTCGACGTCGTACGGCCCGCCGACGCCAACGAGACCTCCGTCTGCTGGCGCACCGTCCTGGAGCACCCCGACCGGCCCGCCGGCCTCGCCCTGACCCGGCAGCCGCTTCCGGTCCTGGAGCGGGGCGGGGGCGACGGCGCGTACGCCTCCGCCGAGGGGGCCGCCCGAGGCGGTTACGTCCTCGCCGACAGCCGCGGCGACACCCCGGAGGTCATCCTCGTCGGCACCGGATCGGAGGTCCACATCGCCCTGGAGGCACGGGAGTTGCTGGCCGCCGACGGGGTCGACGCGCGCGTGGTCTCGATGCCCTGCCGCGAGTGGTTCGCCGACCAGCCGTACGCCTACCAGGACGAGGTGCTGCCGCCCGGGGTCCGGGCCCGGGTGAGCGTCGAGGCGGCCGTCGCCCAGGGCTGGCGGGACGTGGTGGGCGACGCGGGCCGCATGGTCAGCCTGGAGCACTTCGGCGCGTCCGCCGCCTACCAGCGCCTGTACGAGGAGTTCGGCATCACGCCCGGCGCGGTCGCCGAAGCCGCCCGGGAGAGCATCCGCGCGGCAGCCGGCCCCGTCCGGCCCGGCGGGGAGCGCCCCGGCGCGACCCCGACGGGCGGCGGTACCGGGGACGTCGGCTAG
- a CDS encoding helix-turn-helix transcriptional regulator: MAPGHVAYGMRASFGTSHITPEHVIAWERGTHVPDAGELTALAGALWCRPSELMGHPGTLLEHRIARGVSAEDVARATGLTLDAYLFMEETGRWTGDKRQSVKLGEVLRLPPRDFIAITRLEEELARLLTEAVSTRWQAHIRAIAKLVSMDRRDLKAPLQAMQQDYQALMTATLSRAGGTTASGEDGRRYVENIVDHFWSRLPGAS, encoded by the coding sequence ATGGCCCCCGGTCATGTCGCCTACGGCATGCGCGCGTCCTTCGGCACCTCGCACATCACCCCCGAGCACGTGATCGCGTGGGAACGCGGCACCCACGTTCCGGACGCTGGTGAACTGACCGCACTGGCAGGCGCGTTGTGGTGCCGACCCAGTGAACTCATGGGTCACCCGGGCACCTTGCTCGAACACCGCATCGCGCGTGGCGTCTCGGCCGAGGACGTCGCACGCGCCACGGGGCTGACCCTCGACGCGTACCTGTTCATGGAGGAGACCGGTCGGTGGACCGGCGACAAACGGCAGTCCGTCAAGCTCGGCGAGGTCCTCCGCCTCCCCCCGCGCGACTTCATCGCGATCACCAGACTGGAGGAGGAGCTGGCCCGCCTCCTCACCGAAGCGGTCTCCACCCGCTGGCAGGCCCACATCCGTGCCATCGCCAAGCTGGTCTCCATGGACCGCCGCGACCTGAAGGCCCCTTTGCAGGCCATGCAACAGGACTACCAGGCCCTGATGACGGCCACCCTGAGCCGGGCGGGCGGCACCACGGCATCCGGCGAGGACGGCCGCCGCTACGTCGAGAACATCGTCGACCACTTCTGGAGCCGGCTGCCGGGGGCGTCCTAG
- the pepN gene encoding aminopeptidase N → MPGENLSRDEAQTRAELLTVDGYEVALDLRSAVGEPEGTGGDGGPLTFRSLTTIRFRSARAGASTFADLVAPGVDAVTLNGTALDPAVVFDGARVALDGLLEGENVLVVDARCAYSRTGEGMHRFVDPEDGEVYLYTQYEPADARRVFANFEQPDLKAPYRFRVTAPEGWRVWSNGAEESHEGGVWTFAETKPISTYITAVVAGPYHYVSDHYSRTFDDGTTLDIPLGAMCRKGLAKHFDADDVFLITKQGLDFFHDHFDYPYPFGKYDQAFVPEYNLGAMENPGMVTFREEYIYRGKVTSAAYERRANVILHEMAHMWFGDLVTMEWWDDLWLKESFADFMGSFSMVEATRFTHGWITFANNRKAWAYRADQLPSTHPVTADIRDLEDAKLNFDGITYAKGASVLKQLVAYVGRDAFLEGARRYFKQHAYGNTRLGDLLSVLAETSGRDMTAWSRSWLQTAGVNVLTPVPAYDGAGVLTELAVVQEAAASHPELRPHRVAVGLYRRTPEGELTRYARAEVDVAGERTVVEALAGSERPDLILVNDDDLTYCKVRFDEGSLATLRDHLGEITDPLARALCWSALWGLTRDAVLPARDFVALVLAFAGRESDIGVLQMLHAWVQSALVDYAAPDWREEGGRALAEGALRELRAAEPGSQHQLAWARFFAAVASSEEDFRLLGGLLDGTARIDGLDVEQELRWAFLSPLASHGAADEEAIDAELARDDTASGKRHHVRCLASRPSEAVKAQAWAAVVESDKLSNALVEATIAGFGQPSQRELLAPYAKRYFEVIERIWAERSIQIGMHVVRGMFPGLQDSPATLAATDAWLGEHEDAAPALRRLVLEARDDLARALRGQECDRAA, encoded by the coding sequence GTGCCCGGTGAAAACCTGTCCCGCGACGAGGCCCAGACGAGGGCCGAGCTGCTGACCGTCGACGGATACGAGGTCGCTCTCGACCTGCGGTCCGCCGTCGGTGAGCCCGAGGGGACCGGCGGGGACGGCGGTCCGCTGACGTTCCGGTCACTCACCACGATCCGGTTCCGCTCCGCCCGGGCCGGCGCCTCGACCTTCGCCGACCTGGTCGCGCCGGGTGTGGACGCCGTGACGCTGAACGGGACGGCCCTGGACCCGGCGGTCGTGTTCGACGGTGCCCGGGTGGCCCTGGACGGGCTCCTGGAGGGCGAGAACGTCCTCGTGGTCGACGCCCGCTGCGCGTACAGCAGGACCGGCGAGGGCATGCACCGCTTCGTCGACCCGGAGGACGGCGAGGTCTACCTCTACACGCAGTACGAGCCGGCCGACGCCCGCCGCGTCTTCGCCAACTTCGAGCAGCCCGACCTCAAGGCCCCCTACCGCTTCCGGGTCACCGCTCCCGAGGGCTGGCGGGTCTGGTCCAACGGGGCCGAGGAGTCCCACGAGGGCGGGGTGTGGACCTTCGCCGAGACGAAGCCGATCTCCACGTACATCACGGCCGTCGTCGCCGGTCCGTACCACTACGTCAGCGACCACTACAGCCGTACGTTCGACGACGGCACCACCCTGGACATCCCGCTCGGCGCGATGTGCCGCAAGGGGCTCGCCAAGCACTTCGACGCGGACGACGTCTTCCTGATCACCAAGCAGGGCCTGGACTTCTTCCACGACCACTTCGACTACCCGTACCCCTTCGGCAAGTACGACCAGGCGTTCGTGCCGGAGTACAACCTCGGGGCCATGGAGAACCCGGGCATGGTCACCTTCCGCGAGGAGTACATCTACCGCGGCAAGGTCACGTCGGCGGCCTACGAGCGGCGGGCCAACGTCATCCTGCACGAGATGGCGCACATGTGGTTCGGCGACCTGGTCACCATGGAGTGGTGGGACGACCTGTGGCTGAAGGAGTCCTTCGCGGACTTCATGGGCTCCTTCTCGATGGTCGAGGCGACCCGGTTCACCCATGGCTGGATCACCTTCGCCAACAACCGCAAGGCCTGGGCCTACCGCGCCGACCAGCTGCCCTCCACGCACCCCGTCACGGCCGACATCCGTGACCTGGAGGACGCCAAGCTGAACTTCGACGGGATCACGTACGCCAAGGGCGCCTCCGTGCTGAAGCAGCTGGTGGCGTACGTGGGGCGCGACGCGTTCCTCGAAGGCGCCCGGCGCTACTTCAAGCAGCACGCCTACGGGAACACCCGGCTCGGGGACCTGTTGTCCGTGCTCGCCGAGACCTCCGGGCGGGACATGACCGCCTGGTCGCGCTCCTGGCTGCAGACGGCGGGCGTCAACGTACTCACCCCGGTGCCCGCCTACGACGGGGCGGGCGTCCTCACCGAACTGGCCGTCGTCCAGGAGGCCGCCGCCTCCCACCCCGAGCTGCGCCCGCACCGCGTCGCGGTCGGCCTGTACCGGCGTACGCCGGAGGGCGAGCTGACCCGGTACGCGCGCGCCGAGGTGGACGTGGCCGGCGAGCGGACCGTGGTGGAGGCGCTGGCCGGCTCCGAGCGGCCCGATCTGATCCTGGTCAACGACGACGACCTCACGTACTGCAAGGTCCGCTTCGACGAGGGTTCGCTGGCCACGCTCCGCGACCACCTGGGCGAGATCACCGACCCGCTGGCCCGTGCCCTGTGCTGGTCGGCCCTGTGGGGCCTGACCCGGGACGCCGTTCTCCCGGCCCGTGACTTCGTCGCGCTGGTGCTGGCGTTCGCCGGCCGCGAGAGCGACATCGGCGTGCTCCAGATGCTGCACGCCTGGGTGCAGTCCGCGCTGGTCGACTACGCGGCTCCCGACTGGCGCGAGGAGGGCGGCCGGGCGCTGGCCGAGGGCGCGCTGCGCGAGCTGAGGGCCGCCGAGCCGGGCAGCCAGCACCAACTGGCCTGGGCCCGCTTCTTCGCGGCGGTCGCCTCGTCCGAGGAGGACTTCCGGCTGCTGGGCGGGCTGCTGGACGGCACGGCACGGATCGACGGTCTCGACGTCGAGCAGGAGCTGCGCTGGGCCTTCCTCTCCCCGCTGGCCTCGCACGGGGCGGCGGACGAGGAGGCGATCGATGCCGAACTGGCCCGCGACGACACGGCGTCCGGCAAGCGTCACCACGTACGGTGTCTTGCCTCGCGGCCGTCGGAAGCGGTGAAGGCACAGGCGTGGGCGGCGGTCGTGGAGTCGGACAAGCTGTCCAACGCGCTGGTCGAGGCGACCATCGCGGGCTTCGGTCAGCCTTCGCAGCGGGAGCTGCTGGCCCCGTACGCCAAGCGCTACTTCGAGGTGATCGAGCGGATCTGGGCGGAGCGGTCCATCCAGATCGGTATGCATGTGGTGCGGGGGATGTTCCCGGGTCTCCAGGACAGTCCCGCGACCCTCGCGGCGACCGACGCCTGGCTCGGCGAGCACGAGGACGCGGCCCCGGCGCTGCGGCGGCTGGTGCTGGAGGCCCGGGACGATCTCGCGCGGGCGCTGCGCGGGCAGGAATGCGACCGGGCCGCGTGA
- a CDS encoding GNAT family N-acetyltransferase: MRIRAGEAAEAAALTDLALRSKGHWEYDAEFLAACREELTMRPAEVAARRTAVAEEDGRILGFTTLDGEPPKGALGMMFVEPDTIGRGVGRRLFTHTMDEARRLGFTRLTLDADPNAEPFYRAMGAVRIGATPSGSLPGRELPLLEVVLV; encoded by the coding sequence ATGCGGATACGAGCGGGCGAGGCGGCCGAGGCCGCCGCCCTGACGGACCTGGCCCTGCGGTCGAAGGGCCACTGGGAGTACGACGCCGAGTTCCTGGCCGCCTGCCGCGAGGAGCTGACGATGCGCCCCGCGGAGGTGGCGGCGCGGCGGACGGCGGTGGCCGAGGAGGACGGCCGGATCCTGGGCTTCACCACCCTGGACGGAGAGCCGCCGAAGGGCGCGCTCGGCATGATGTTCGTCGAGCCGGACACCATCGGCAGGGGCGTCGGGCGGCGCCTGTTCACCCACACCATGGACGAGGCGCGCCGCCTGGGCTTCACCCGCCTCACCCTCGACGCCGACCCGAACGCGGAGCCTTTCTACCGGGCCATGGGCGCGGTCCGGATCGGTGCCACGCCGTCCGGCTCCCTTCCGGGCCGCGAGCTGCCGCTGCTGGAGGTCGTCCTGGTCTGA